cctgccatgggacaccttttactagaccaggttgctccaagccctgttaACCTGGCCTTAAACTGGGAggattaatgaaaaaaattgtgctcCAGACTCCCTTTTTGCCACTCCCAGGGCACTGTATTCCTTCTTAGAGCCTTTAatcatagaattacagaattattaaggttggaaaatatCTCCAGTGCCAGCAAGTCCAACCTTTTTACTCCTTCTGGATACACCTCAGACTGTTTCTGGCTGGTCATAGatgtttatatattttccaGACTTGGAGTGTGCTCATCTGTTAGATTTCAGGATGTAACTGTGTAAGTAAGTGCCATTTGGTCAAAGGGTAAACTGAAATCACAACCCATCTTTTCTCAAAGCGCTGTAAGAGCAATCCACAGCAACCAATGACATCTGTGCTGCATTTTACAAGAATGAAAAAGGAATTTGTGCACACGATTTAATATGGTTGCTGACAGTTTTATTCTtacctgggcagcagcagcacttgagATGTGGCCTTTTTTCAAGGAACATAGGCCATTTTAATCTAATTTATCTTGGAAGTACTTTTTGTTTCTCCCAGGGCTTTCCTTGGCCTTTAATTTTAAAGCCTGTCTTCCTTTACATCTGATAGAAGGAATTACGTATGATAGTTTTTCCAGCTGATGTTGTTCTTTCTCCTAACCTAGTTCTAACCACTCACCATACAAGCCTGGTTGCTGTCCGATGGGCTTCTAAGAAAAGTGGGGGCAGCTCGAAAAACCTAGGTGGCCGCAGCCCGGGGAAACGCTATGGGTTCAAAAAAGTCGAAGGTAGGTCTGAGTATCTTATTTGCATTTCACTGGGTTCTTCACAGCTTCTCTCCCCTGATATGTGTCAATTGTTGAGTGTTTCAGGAGGAGGTGGGCAGGGCACTTTTCCAGGAGAAAGAAGGGGAGGATCAGTGAAACCTCATGATCAAGGGTTGTTGGTGGGAGGGCATGGTGAGTCAGCTCCCCCCACCATGAGCCCGCCGGCTGCCAGCCAAAATTACCTACAGAAAATGTACTTTGGTTCTAACTTTGCCTCTCCAGAGAGCCCAGGAGGAGGGAACACTGTGAGACACCTCATAACTGCACTGCACTTTCCCCCCACACTGGGTGGAAAAACTGAGCATTTCCAGTGTTTACAAAGGAGAGAATTACAAAGCTTAGCAGAAGCCAAAGTGCAGATTCTTGCAGTTGAGTGCTTAATAATTACTAGCTTTGCTGATGGAAACATATCAATGTAAATGTAATAAAACAAATGCCTTCAGCAGCCAGAAAATGCCTTGTACCCTAGAAGCAATCCTTTCAGAGATTTGACTTTTTGCCATGGTCTATCCATTGCCCTTTTATTTCCTGCTAACAGCATTTTTGTTCAGATGCTTTTAacatttgaagtaatttttccttagaaaatgCCTACAGAAAGCTGGGATTTGTAAGTCCTGGAATCATTTGTGTCCTGCCAGGGCTCTGGAAGCTCTTTCTCTGCAGTCTGACTGTCACTCTGTTGCAGGTGCATTTGTCCACGCAGGAAACATTTTGGCTACGCAGCGGTTGATCCGCTGGCATCCCGGCGCTCACGTAAggccttttctctctctttggtTCTCAGACAACAGCAGTCTCCCCCAGAGTCCCACACTCACTGCCTCCTCTCTTTCAGTCTCATTCTTAATGCTCATCCCTGTGTTCTGTGATATTAGTCACAGagcctgctcagagcctcaccTGTGTTCATGGGACTCAGGGAAGCTCTGCAAGTAATTGATATCCCAGAACACTTCTGTGACCTGACTGGGCACTTGTGCTTCGGGGTGAAATGGGTGTCTCATGTCTCATACTGAGCACCATTGCAAACTGGTTGCTGGAAGCAAGTTGTgtggtttcattttaaaaaataaagcaacagaTGCTGTTGAAACCAGGATATCAAACAAGGCAGACCAGTGATCAGATCTGCTTTAGTTGTGGATGTCCAGCCTCTCCTTTCTAATGCTCTTTATCCTCTCCCAGGTGGGGATGGGCCGTAACAAGACACTCTATGCCCTGGAGGATGGGATTGTGAGATACACCAAAGAGGTCTATGTGCCCCCACCCCGCAGCAGTGAGAGCAGGGATGTGATCTGCCAGCTGCCCAAAGGAGCAATCCTTTATAAAACTTTTATCAGTGTTGTCCCTACCACAGAGGTAGGAAGCTTCAAACTCGTCACCATGCTGTGAACCTGCTGTGTCATGTGGGCACAGATAGAAAGGACAGAGCACTACAGCTATACTGGCATCTGAGGACAAGAGTGGCTCTGAAGATACCATTTTaggatttggttttgttcctgaAGTGCTTGTGCTCTGTGTTCAGGCACTGAGATCACCTGCTGGCATTTTTATGAGTGTTTAATAAATGCTGTGGGGCAGCTGAAGGTCTTGGCTGCTCATGTAATGTGTTACCATGGTCATGTATCTGGAGAGCCTGGTGCCATTGGATGAATTACCTCTACAATCATTCTTGTGTCAGTACTTGTCCTGCTAATAATTCCCTctatttttgctcatttttagtCATTACTGTTCTATTTGTACCTTAATTCACAATACAACAGAACAGATCCTTTTCCACATGCACCTATGCTGTGTACCCAGAAGCTGGATTTTTCCCTCTAGCTCACGCTTAACTTAAATATCTGAGTGTGCCATTCACTGGCCATGTGAGGCAAGTTCACAGGCCTAATTCTAACTCATTACTGAGTTCAGGGGGCCTGGCAAGATGCCCAAATCTGGGCTAGTATTTGAAGCCTTAGCAGCTGGAGGTGTATGATAAAGCATTATCCAGGATACTCTTCTTTTTATCCTTGAGCCATTACGTGACATTTTTGAGCTTATATTGCTCAAAATAAAGGAGCCCTGATGTGTTGTGCC
This window of the Motacilla alba alba isolate MOTALB_02 chromosome 18, Motacilla_alba_V1.0_pri, whole genome shotgun sequence genome carries:
- the MRPL27 gene encoding 39S ribosomal protein L27, mitochondrial gives rise to the protein MAALGRLFLTTHHTSLVAVRWASKKSGGSSKNLGGRSPGKRYGFKKVEGAFVHAGNILATQRLIRWHPGAHVGMGRNKTLYALEDGIVRYTKEVYVPPPRSSESRDVICQLPKGAILYKTFISVVPTTEVGSFKLVTML